Genomic DNA from Planctomycetaceae bacterium:
CGGATCAGCCCCGTGTTGCCGCGTCACTGAAATCCCGGTTTCGGCATTACCAGAACCTGCGGACCACCGCGTCCAAGGTCCGTCACCTGTTGAGAGAGTTTTCACTGACAACAATGTCGCGCGTGCTGGATTCGATGGAATTGCCCGTCGCTCCCGGCAAACCAAACACAGCAAACGCATAGCCGCCGCGCTTCCGGCGGTGGAGATCCTGATTCCTCCGCCGCCTGATTCGTTTCGCGGCCACAAGACACACGACGGCCTGCCGGAAGGCGATTGAATCCGGATCAACAACACCATGAAGCCTCGAATCCTGTACATCACGCATCGCGTTCCGTGGCCGCCCGACCGAGGCGACCGGATTCGCACATGGAACATCCTGAAATTCCTGGCATCCGGTGCCGACGTCGATCTGGCGTGCCTTGCCGACGAACCGGTAACTTCGGAAACGCGTCGCGCGCTGCAGGGTGTTACCCGACAACTTGCCATCATTCCGCATTCCGGAGTCCTGCGATACGTTCGCGGAGCCGTGTCGCTGTTAAAGGGCCGAACGGTCACGGAAGGACTTTTTTCGAATGCCCAACTGCGGCTGGTCATCGACGACTGGACCAGGCACACGGCATACGACGCGGCGATCAGCTCTTCCTCGGGAGTCGCCGGCTACGCGCTTCCGCCGGTGGCGCGCATCAAAGGTCACGTCTGGGTGGATCTGATCGACGTCGACAGCCAGAAGTGGCTCGACTATGCCGCTTCCGCTTCATTTCCCCGGTCGCTGATTTATCGCACGGAAGGTCGGCGGCTGCGAAGTCTGGAAACGCGTCTTGCCGGCCAGGCAGACCGATTACTGGTCGTCAGTGAAGCCGAACGGCAACTGTTCTCGGACTTCTGCCCGAATGCTCCCGTGCAGGCGGTCGGCAACGGAGTCGACATCGAATACTTCGCCGCGGCGCCGGGAACTGCCGCGGAACCGCATAGCTGCGTGTTTGTCGGCGTGATGAACTATCTGCCGAACGTCGATGCCGTGAGGTGGTTCGCAAAGGACGTCTGGCCTGCGATTCGTCAGCGGTTTCCCGATGCCCGCTTCAACATCGTCGGCAAGTCTCCGTCTTCCGAGGTTCGCGAATTGAGCCGCCTGCCGGGAATTCATGTGACCGGAGCCGTGGACGACGTTCGCCCGTGGCTGCACCAGGCGAACTGCGTCGTCGTGCCCCTGCGGATTGCTCGCGGTGTTCAAAACAAGGTGCTGGAAGCGATGGCCTGCGGTCGCCCGGTTGTCTGTTCCCCGGCGCCATTGAAAGGTCTGGGAGCCGAACCGGGACTTCACCTGCTGCGAGCGGACACGTCGGACGATTGGGTTTCGGAAGTCAGCCGCGTGTTCGAAGACCGGACGCTGGCCGCTGATCTGGGAATCGCGGCCGACGCCTGGGTGCAACTGAATCATCGCTGGGAAAACAGCCTGCACGCGCTGACGGAACTGTTCGACGGCAGCCGCAGTTCGATCCCGCACGGACTGGAGACCATCTGATGAAGGGCCTCATCTTTACCTGGCTGATCACCTTCCTGGGAGTCGGCGGCAGTATCGTGTCGCCCTTCTACGGATTCCTGGCGTATGTGGCTCTGGCGCTGCTGCGCCCGGAATTCATGTGGGCTCACTCCATTCAGGGCGGACGCTTCAGTCTGATCGTGGCCATGGCCATGCTTTTCAGTTGGGGACTGCGGGGATTCGGAAACTGGAATCTGGGTCGGGCGAAACCGATCGTCCTGCTGTTCATCGGTTTCTGGATGTGGTCGGTCTTCGGAGCGATCTATGCCGACAGCCAGAGTCATGCGTGGTACTACGTTGAACAGATGGCAAAGATCCTGCTGCCGTTTCTGGTCGGCATTACTTCCGTTCGCTCGATTGACGACCTGAAAAAACTGGCGTGGGTGATTGTGCTGTGTGAAGGGTACGTCTGCTTCGAAATGAATCTGTACTACCTCAGCGGCTTCAATTACCTGTGGGAAATCGGTTTTGGCGGAGTCGATAACAACTCAGCATCGATCGGATTCGTCGCGGCTCTGGGCGTGGCATTCTTTCTGTTCCTGAACACGACGAAGCTGTGGCAGCAGGCCGTGATCGGTGCCTGTATGGCCTTCATTCTGCACGCGATCTTGTTTTCGTTTTCACGCGGAGCGATGCTGGCAACGGCAATCGGGATCGGCCTCTCCTTCTTCCTGATAAAGAAGACAACGAAACACTATGCACTGTTCGCGGTGGGAATCGTCGCTGCCCTGATTCTTGCCGGCCCGGGAGTTCGCGATCGCTTTTTCGAAACGTTCGAAAAGAAGAACGGCCGCCATGAAGCATCCGCGCAAAGCCGACTTGACCTTTGGAAAGACTGTTACACGGTTCTGATGCGCGATCCGGTCATGGGTTGCGGCCCGGACCACTGGCCGCTGCTGGCCCATACATTCGGTTGGTTCAAAGGCAAGGAAGCTCACAGCCTGTGGGTACAGACCGCGACGGAACTGGGTATCCCGGGCATCACAATGTTCGCCGGATTCTACCTTGTGTGCATTGTCCGCTGCTGGTTCCTGCTGAAGAGGCTGCAGCCCGATGATCCTCCATGGTTCGGCGACTCATGCCGTATGACAATCGCCTCCCTGATTGGCTTCGGTGTCGCCGCTCAATTCGTCAGCCTGGAAGCACTGGAAGTGCCCTACTACGTCGCACTGCTGGGATCGGGCACTCTGGTGCTTTACTCGCGACTCGACGCCGAACGAAGCACGAACGAGTCCGACGCCACAGACGATGACAGTTGGTCCGACTGGCGCGACTCGTGCGATGCCGCGCCGGGTGCAATTGAATGGCAGGACGCCGAAGCACTGGAACCCGTGGCGATCATGAATTGAGAAAGTCACCGGACTCCATGACGGGCAATTTCGAATCGCCGGAATGCACAATTGGCGGCCCGCCAAATCGCGAGGAAAGAATTTCCGAAGAACACAGGTCGGCGGGCCAGGCTTAGGAAGTCCACATGAGTCACAACCCTGAAATCGCCGTTGGCTACAAACCGGCATCCGTGGCACGAAAGTATTTCACTTTGGCTCTGCTGCTGGCCGGTGTCGTCCTGGGAGCACGTTATGTTCTTCAGGTCGCCGGCGAAATCGGTGCCGCGGCGCAGAGCGTCTCACGGCCTGTGAATTCCGCAGGTAAGGATCCGACGACCACGCCACTGAGCGGAACGGACGTCAGTGAGCTTCTGAATCCTCAGGTCCAGGCCCGCGTCGATGCTTTGCTGGCGGAGCGCCAACGGAATCAGGATTCCGCTGCGATCGACATCCCAGGTGAAACGGCCGTCCCGGCAGACGCTGATTCGAAGGAGTCCCGGCCATTCCCAGAACCGATTCGCCAGGATTCTTCGCTGCATCCGCAGATGATCACCCCTGGCAATTTTGAATACGTCGGTGCGTTCCGGCCACCACATGTTCAGAAAATGATGTCTCAGTTCGGACACGGCGGCTGGGGAGTGACCTACCGCAGTGACGGCGATCAAAACGGGCCAGACGACGGATTCCCCGGTTCTCTTTACCTGGTCGGTTTTATGCGCGACCAGCTCGTCGCGGAAATCAGTATTCCCCGGCCGCGAATCACCAGCAGCCTTGATGAAATTACCGTCGCCGAAATCCTGCAGCCGTTCGGTGACATCACGGCGGGACTTCAGAAAGCCATCACAGGAGACTCTTCGGAACCGTTTCAGATCGGCGGAATGCAGGTCGTCGACGGACGGCTGCACTGGACACTCTTCAAATACTACAACGTGGCCGGCCACGATTTTCCTCACACGCCGTGTCTTCGCTGGACGTCAATGCTGTCAACATCGATGGCCCGTGGCATCTGGGACCGATCGATTCCGGTGACCCGCAGTGGCATTCCTACAAGAACGCGGGCTATATCGCAGAAATTCCCGATGCACAAGCCCGGCAGTGGTTCGGCGGCCGAAACCTGATGTCCGGACTTCAGATCAGCACCGGGCTGAAATACTCCAGCCAGGGTCCAGCATTGTATGCCTATGAATTGCCAGAACCCGGCCGCGAACCCGGCAGTAGTCTGGATGCGATCCCTTTGCTGTGGTACTCCCTGCAGCGACCGCTGGCAGGGCATCATCCGTCTGATCGCTGGACGGGAGCCGCCTGGCTGAGTCTGAGTGGAAAGCAAACCATCGTCATCGCAGGCCGCAAGGCTCACGGCGAAGTCTACTATGGCAATCCGCGACCGACAGACTGCTATCCGGACAAAGGCTATCACGGTTCATCGTATGAAGTGCAGATGCTGTTCTACACGCCGGCGGAACTCATCGGCGCCGCCAATCGACGCGGGACGGCGACGGAGATCGATCCCTGGTATCGCTGGGACAGCCGGACTCCCGGTGGGGGCATCGACCGCTTCATGTTCAAAGACTGCGGACGGGATATCGGCGGCCTGACCTATGACCGGCAGAACAATCTGCTGTACATGGTCGAAGTGGACGCCGGCAAGACAAGCCTCGACGAGTGGGAACCGACTCCGGTGATCCATGTGTTCCGAGTCGTCGAATAGACACGGCGACGTCTGAGACTTGTGTTCGGCAGCTCGAATCGTGGCCGCTTCGGCGCAAGCGGCTCGGTCACATCAGTTGTCGGGTGGGTACTGTTCTGTTCCAACCGTGTCGCATTGGCATGACGCCCCGTGAGACGTCTGCCGATTATTTCGGGGTAACGACATCCGGGGCAGCAACACCCGTCGTTGTGTACTCGGGCCTGTCCGGCACACATTCACGGATCTCAGCCACCGGTCGACGGATCAGCCGTGCCGGCCGCAGGGATTCCGGCAGCAGGTAGGTAATTGGTCGCCACGCTGCGGTTGTCTGATGGACACATGTTTTCGAATGCTCCGACAGCCATTTGCAGGATGCCGCGTTGTCCGGGATGAAGTGTCCGGCAACGGTCGATTCGGGGTTGTTCAGAACATTGATCATCGCGAAGACCGGTGCGGATTCGATGTCGGCACGAGTCAGACACGGTACGCTCCAGCGTTCTGACCGAAGAGAGCCAGGCACGAGTCTCAGGTTGGCCGGTGTCTGAAATGCGTTCAGCGTGCGGATCTCCCGAGCGGTGCGGTCGTCGGCGACAAAGATAGAATCCGGATGTTCCTTCGCCCAGGACAGAAACTGCCGGGAAACCTCCACATTTTGTCCCCACGGTCCACCCAGACACATCAGCAGCAGACACAGCCCGACGGTGACGGTTGCCAGAGCGTTTCTCATCCGCCGGTTGTGCAGCGACGGCAGCGCGGCACCGATGACCAGCGCGAGCGGTATCGCCAGCGGTTGCCAATAACTGACGGTTCCGGGAAACGGCTTGTAACCGCTCGGTGTGTGTGTCCCAAACGCCATATACAGCCAATAGACCGATGCCGCCACCAACACTCCCCGCAGGACTTCCGGCATTCGGCGATAACTCAGGAATCCGGTCAACAGCATCATCAGCGGTAGAACCGCATACTGTTTCGAGAATATGACATCGCGAACCGGTTGCGTGATGAAAGTCGTGTCAAAACTTCCGTCAGCGGAGTACACACGGCGTTCGTTGGTGTCATTCTGCAGTTGCTGCAGATGCGTTTTTTCGATCACGTGCAGCCGGTACAACGGGTCGCCCTTCACGATCCACCACGGCAGCGGGTCGAGCAGCAGGAACACGGTACCTCCCAGAACCCACGCTTTCACAATCCGGCTGCGAAGGCAGGGCACCATGACACCGAGCACACCAAAGAATACAACCACAAAGAACAGCAGCGTCAGGTGGCAGTCGACGGCCAGTCCCATCAGAACTCCCGCAATCGCGACCCCTGTCATGCCGGGCCGGGTTACGACGCTCCACACGGCGGCCGCCAGCAGTCCGGTCCCCAGAATTCGCGTCGATCCGCCTGTTGTGCAATCCAGAACATCACCGGGAAGGACTGCCATCAGCAACATTGCCACGACGGCCAGCCGGTCGTTCTGCGTGACGTGACGGACGGTCAGCCCGCAGAACAGCATCAGCATGAACGATCCAATCAGTCCCGGGACGGCCGCCGAAAACTCGCTGAAGCCCAGCAGTCTCAGGCTTCCGGCCAGAAGCAGATTATAGGGCAGCCGCAATTCCCAGTGAGTGGCCGGGATTCTGTCCAGTTCCCAGGCGAACCGAAGATGTTCCAGGTCATCAGCGCCCTGAATTCCTTCGAAAAGCAAGAACCGGAGTATCCCCCACAATCCCACCGGCAGCAGCCACAGCAGGTATGACATAGTGCTCCGGGGCGCACAGGTCGCAGTGTTGTGGCGTGGCAGCCGTTCATCACAACCGCTCAATTCAACGTTGTCTGACATGGGAACCTTACTGGAATCCAGGGAATGACTGCCCCGAGGCAAGTTCGCTTCCTATGTTTCTGAAACGAAGCCTTCGGAACAGCCTACTTCGCAACAACGCCCACTGCGGCACGAATCGGGAGCGACTCTGGTGATCGCCGAAACTGACGCTCTGCAGCCAATGGATCTTTTGGATATTGCCGTCTTGATTCCCTGTCACAACGAAGCCGCGGCCATCGCGCAGGTCGTGACGGACTTTCGGCAGGCGCTTCCGTCGGCAACCGTGTTCGTTTACGACAACAACTCAACGGACGATACGGCAGCTGTGGCCGCCGCAGCGGGAGCGATTGTCCGGTCGGAGCCGCGGAAGGGAAAAGGAAATGTCGTCCGCCGCATGTTTTCCGACATCGAAGCCGACGTCTATGTCATGGTTGACGGTGATGATACGTATGAAGCCGCGGCAGCTCCCGGAATGGTCCGTGCGCTCATCGAACAGCGGCTGGACATGGTCAACGGCAAACGCGTGACGGAAATCGAGAAGGCGTACCGCACGGGCCATCGCTTCGGCAACTGGATGCTGACCACTCTGGTCGGCTTCTGCTTCGGCCGTGAGTTCGATGACATCCTGTCGGGCTTCCGCGTGTTCTCCCGCCGCTTTGTGAAATCATTTCCGGCATTGTCCCGCGGCTTTGAAACCGAAACCGAACTGACTGTCCACGCTCTGGAACTGCGACTGCCGGTCGCCGAAGTGGAAACCGCGTACAAGGACCGCCCGGAAGGAAGCGTCAGCAAGCTGAACACCTATCGCGACGGTCTGCGAATTCTGAAGACGATCATTGTGCTCGCCAAAGAGGAACGACCTCTGGCCTTCTTTTCCGCGATCTGGGCCGTGCTGGCGATGGTCTCAATCGGACTTGCCATTCCGCTGTTTGTGACCTATTTCGAAACCGGCCTGGTCCCCAGATTTCCGACGGCGATTCTGGCGACGGGATGCATGCTGCTGGCGTTTGCCAGTCTGACCTGTGGCCTGGTGCTGGATACCGTCACGCGAGCCCGCCGGGAAATGAAACGACTTGCCTATCTGCAGATGAAACAACTGCAGGCCACCGGATTCGGTTCCGCGGATTCCCGGTTTCGTGACTGCAGCCGCCGCGGCGCGCCAGCCCGGGCCATGACGCGATAGGGTCAGGTTCCTGTGACTGTTGAACAATTCGGGCCAGCCTTCATTCACGGAAACCTGCCCTCGTCATGAAACCGCTGAGAGATCTGCTGAAACATTCGTCGATCTACATGATCGGCCAGATCCTGACGCGCATGGCGTCGGTGCTGCTGCTGCCGTTTTATACTCACGTGCTGACAACCGCGGACTACGGAGTGACCGCGATCCTGGATCTGACGGCCGCCATCCTGTCGACCTTTCTGGCCGGCGGAATGGTCAGCGCGATTACTCGCCACCATTTTGACCAGGACGACGAACAGCATCACGATCGAGTCTGGTGGACCGGGATGTCGATGGTCGCCGGCGTCTGTTCGCTGATCTCAGTCGCGTTGTGGACAGCGCGGCACTGGCTGGCCGATGTGACACTGGGACCGGAGATTTCCAGCGGAGCATGGTTCTATACGCTGACCATCGTCACGCTGTGGTTCACGGTGCTGGGGATGATCGTGGAAGGCTACCTGCGGGTTCGCAAATGGTCCGGCCTGTTTGTCGCGATCTCGCTGGCCCGGCTGACGTTCAACATCGCGCTGAATGTGTGGCTGATGGTCGGACGAAAGATGGGCGTCGAAGGACTGTTGATCGGCAACATGGCGGCTACCTTCGTCCACACGTCGGTGCTGTTGGCGATTTTTGTCCGAACGCGGGGCAGCTATGTTTTCGACACACAGCTTGGTCATCAGATGTTCCGCTTCGCGGCGCCGCTGGTCGTTACCGCTCTGACCAGCATGCTCATGCACGAAGCCGATCGGTACTTCCTTCGCATCTGGGAGACACTCAGCGAGGTCGGCATTTATTCGCTGGCCCATAAGATCGGATTTGCCGTCAATACGCTGTGCCTGTTGCCGTTTCTTTCCATCTGGAATGTTGCGATCTACGACATCGAACGGATGCCGGATTCGAAGCAGACGTTCAGTCGCATCTTCGGCTGGTTCACTTCCGGCCTGGGAATTCTGCTGCTGGGAGCGTCGCTGACAATGCATCCGGTTCTGCCGCTGCTGACGCCGGATGCTTATGGCGAAGCGGCAGATCTGGTTTCCGTGATTCTGCTGGGGTTCTTCGTCTTCGGCCTGAGCTTCATGTTTCAGGTTCCGTCGATGCTGCGGAAGAATACCAAGCTGATGGTTCCCGGTTCGATCGCCGGCGTCGTAGTCAATGTCGTCGCGAATGTAATGCTGATACCCATGATCGGTGTCTGGGGAGCTGCGTGGGCCGGTGTTCTGACGTATGCGGCGTTCTCGTTCACAACTCTGGCGTGCTGCCGCACGGAAATGAAACTGTCCTATCCGTGGAAGTCTTCGCTGGCCGCGTCACTGGGACTCTGCGGTAGCTATGTGGGCGTGCGCTATGGCTGTTTTCCGTGGATGAACGCGGCGGCACAGATTGTTGTTTCCGTGGCCGTCTGCGCTGCCTGGGGAATCCTTCTGTTCGGCCGTGACGGAATGACATGGTGGCGCTCGCGCAGAACGAATCAGCAGGCTTCCGGCCGACAGTCTGCGGAGTCTCGCGAAACCTGTGACGTTCACGCCGGGCAGCCGGTGGGCGCTGCGTGAGACATCCGGGAATTCCGTAATGCGTTTTGCCACCGGTGACAGCGTTACCGGCGTTTGAAAGCAGCATCGATGAAAGCGCTCATTAAACAGACGCTCAGGATTCTAAGCGGACTTGCCGTTTCGCCGGCGATGCTGCTGTTCCGCCTTCAGGCCGCCTGTGTCGGCAGGGACAGAGCCCTGGCGGGTTGGTCGCAACTGTTCAGCCTGCTGCCCGGGACCACGGGCGTCTACCTGCGACACGCCTTCTACCGGAATGTTCTGCAGAAGTGTGACACCGATGCGTGGATCGGCTTCGGGACGATCCTGTCTCACGCCGGCGCTTCAGTGGGCCGTACCGCCTATATTGGCAACTACTGCTCGATTGGAAACGTCACGATCGAAGATGACGTGCTGATTGCATCACACGTTTCGGTCATGAACGGATGCCAACAGCATCGAACGGATCGCCTGGATATTCCCATTCGCGAGCAGACCGGGGTGTTCCTGCATGTCACCATCGGCCGCGATACCTGGATTGGTGAACGGGCGACGATTGCCGCCAGTGTCGGCCGGCACTGCGTGATCGGTGCGGGAGCCGTGGTTGTGTCGCCGATCCCGGACTATTCGATTGCCGTGGGAGTTCCCGCGAAAGTCATCCGTGACCGCCGCGATGACGCGACGACGGTTGAGTTCCCCGCGGCACGACCCACCGGCTGAACGTCCGGATGAACACGGTGCTGACGTTGCCGATTCGCCACATTCAACCAGCATCGTTCCTCGTGGTGCAAACCATGCCGACACGCTGCCGTCCAGCGGGAACTGTCGCCGTTCAGAATTCTCCACCGGCGTGCTGTCGTGGCAGGTGTTAGAACAACTGTATCGCTCAGGCGAAGCGGCTGGCCGGTTCCGGCCACATCTTCATCGACTTCGCCGTGACATTCCGGGAGACAACAAGATGAAGCCGTCGAGAATCCTGCTGCTGGAGTTCAACGAACTCTGCCCCGGTCTTTTGAACAAATGGATGGCGGACGGGCTGCTGCCAAACTTCCGGGCGTTCCATTCGCGTTCCGATGTGTTCGTCAGCAGCGCGGACACGGACGATCCCCATTTCCTGGAACCGTGGATCCAGTGGTTCTCCATGCACTCCGGCCTGAGTATCGATCAGCACGGAATCTTTCATCTGACTGACGGACAGCGCGCGGCTCATGACGACATCTGGTCCGTCCTGGCACGGGCCGGAAAGTCCGTAGGCAACGGAGGCAGCATGAATGTCCGAAGGCTGCAGCAGGAAGGCTCTTTCTTCTTGTCCGATCCCTGGTGTACGGCGTCCAAAGCGTGGCCGACGGAACTGCAGGTCTTCCAGGATTTTGTGGCCGAGAACGTTCAGGAATACAGCAACACCAGCCGCAAAAAGACGGGAGCAAAGCGATTCCTGCAGTTCATGGCCCGTCACGGACTGAGACCCAAAACGGTTGCCTGGATTGCAAAACGCCTGCTGCAGGAACGCACCACGGACCGGGGAAGCCAGTGGAAGCGAGCGGTCGTCCTGGACATGCTTGTTGCGGACCTGTTCCTGCATTTGTTTCGAAAGTACCGCCCCGACTTTTCAACGCTGTTCCTGAACAGCACAGCACATTTTCAGCACAGTTACTGGCGGCACATGGACCCCGCTGCATTCGTCAACCAGCCTTCGCAGCAGGAACTGGACCAGTACGGTAAAGCCATTTTGTACGGCTATCAGCGAATGGACGTCCTGCTGGGAGACCTGATGAAGCTGGAACGTGACGGAGTGATGCTGATTCTGTCAACGGCGCTCAGTCAGCAGCCGTTCCTGCGTCATGAAGCCACGGGCGGTCAGCATTTCTATCGCCCGC
This window encodes:
- a CDS encoding TIGR03087 family PEP-CTERM/XrtA system glycosyltransferase, whose product is MKPRILYITHRVPWPPDRGDRIRTWNILKFLASGADVDLACLADEPVTSETRRALQGVTRQLAIIPHSGVLRYVRGAVSLLKGRTVTEGLFSNAQLRLVIDDWTRHTAYDAAISSSSGVAGYALPPVARIKGHVWVDLIDVDSQKWLDYAASASFPRSLIYRTEGRRLRSLETRLAGQADRLLVVSEAERQLFSDFCPNAPVQAVGNGVDIEYFAAAPGTAAEPHSCVFVGVMNYLPNVDAVRWFAKDVWPAIRQRFPDARFNIVGKSPSSEVRELSRLPGIHVTGAVDDVRPWLHQANCVVVPLRIARGVQNKVLEAMACGRPVVCSPAPLKGLGAEPGLHLLRADTSDDWVSEVSRVFEDRTLAADLGIAADAWVQLNHRWENSLHALTELFDGSRSSIPHGLETI
- a CDS encoding glycosyltransferase family 2 protein, coding for MIAETDALQPMDLLDIAVLIPCHNEAAAIAQVVTDFRQALPSATVFVYDNNSTDDTAAVAAAAGAIVRSEPRKGKGNVVRRMFSDIEADVYVMVDGDDTYEAAAAPGMVRALIEQRLDMVNGKRVTEIEKAYRTGHRFGNWMLTTLVGFCFGREFDDILSGFRVFSRRFVKSFPALSRGFETETELTVHALELRLPVAEVETAYKDRPEGSVSKLNTYRDGLRILKTIIVLAKEERPLAFFSAIWAVLAMVSIGLAIPLFVTYFETGLVPRFPTAILATGCMLLAFASLTCGLVLDTVTRARREMKRLAYLQMKQLQATGFGSADSRFRDCSRRGAPARAMTR
- a CDS encoding lipopolysaccharide biosynthesis protein, with the protein product MKPLRDLLKHSSIYMIGQILTRMASVLLLPFYTHVLTTADYGVTAILDLTAAILSTFLAGGMVSAITRHHFDQDDEQHHDRVWWTGMSMVAGVCSLISVALWTARHWLADVTLGPEISSGAWFYTLTIVTLWFTVLGMIVEGYLRVRKWSGLFVAISLARLTFNIALNVWLMVGRKMGVEGLLIGNMAATFVHTSVLLAIFVRTRGSYVFDTQLGHQMFRFAAPLVVTALTSMLMHEADRYFLRIWETLSEVGIYSLAHKIGFAVNTLCLLPFLSIWNVAIYDIERMPDSKQTFSRIFGWFTSGLGILLLGASLTMHPVLPLLTPDAYGEAADLVSVILLGFFVFGLSFMFQVPSMLRKNTKLMVPGSIAGVVVNVVANVMLIPMIGVWGAAWAGVLTYAAFSFTTLACCRTEMKLSYPWKSSLAASLGLCGSYVGVRYGCFPWMNAAAQIVVSVAVCAAWGILLFGRDGMTWWRSRRTNQQASGRQSAESRETCDVHAGQPVGAA
- a CDS encoding glycosyltransferase family 39 protein, whose product is MSYLLWLLPVGLWGILRFLLFEGIQGADDLEHLRFAWELDRIPATHWELRLPYNLLLAGSLRLLGFSEFSAAVPGLIGSFMLMLFCGLTVRHVTQNDRLAVVAMLLMAVLPGDVLDCTTGGSTRILGTGLLAAAVWSVVTRPGMTGVAIAGVLMGLAVDCHLTLLFFVVVFFGVLGVMVPCLRSRIVKAWVLGGTVFLLLDPLPWWIVKGDPLYRLHVIEKTHLQQLQNDTNERRVYSADGSFDTTFITQPVRDVIFSKQYAVLPLMMLLTGFLSYRRMPEVLRGVLVAASVYWLYMAFGTHTPSGYKPFPGTVSYWQPLAIPLALVIGAALPSLHNRRMRNALATVTVGLCLLLMCLGGPWGQNVEVSRQFLSWAKEHPDSIFVADDRTAREIRTLNAFQTPANLRLVPGSLRSERWSVPCLTRADIESAPVFAMINVLNNPESTVAGHFIPDNAASCKWLSEHSKTCVHQTTAAWRPITYLLPESLRPARLIRRPVAEIRECVPDRPEYTTTGVAAPDVVTPK
- a CDS encoding alkaline phosphatase family protein; its protein translation is MKPSRILLLEFNELCPGLLNKWMADGLLPNFRAFHSRSDVFVSSADTDDPHFLEPWIQWFSMHSGLSIDQHGIFHLTDGQRAAHDDIWSVLARAGKSVGNGGSMNVRRLQQEGSFFLSDPWCTASKAWPTELQVFQDFVAENVQEYSNTSRKKTGAKRFLQFMARHGLRPKTVAWIAKRLLQERTTDRGSQWKRAVVLDMLVADLFLHLFRKYRPDFSTLFLNSTAHFQHSYWRHMDPAAFVNQPSQQELDQYGKAILYGYQRMDVLLGDLMKLERDGVMLILSTALSQQPFLRHEATGGQHFYRPHDVGKLLTSLGVQFDSADPVMTHQYMLRVQPSERDAAVNRLRALTMDGTEAFEVSPSDDGGIYFGCQISRKVSGDEVITDTHAGTTVPFFDLMYKIDATKSGCHHPDGVLWFRTGNHRVHSDRVSILDVFPTVTEFFGVEYDSRDSASGHTRSGQSLLPLLRHPKLTAGQRRQNANAAVAH
- a CDS encoding O-antigen ligase family protein; this translates as MKGLIFTWLITFLGVGGSIVSPFYGFLAYVALALLRPEFMWAHSIQGGRFSLIVAMAMLFSWGLRGFGNWNLGRAKPIVLLFIGFWMWSVFGAIYADSQSHAWYYVEQMAKILLPFLVGITSVRSIDDLKKLAWVIVLCEGYVCFEMNLYYLSGFNYLWEIGFGGVDNNSASIGFVAALGVAFFLFLNTTKLWQQAVIGACMAFILHAILFSFSRGAMLATAIGIGLSFFLIKKTTKHYALFAVGIVAALILAGPGVRDRFFETFEKKNGRHEASAQSRLDLWKDCYTVLMRDPVMGCGPDHWPLLAHTFGWFKGKEAHSLWVQTATELGIPGITMFAGFYLVCIVRCWFLLKRLQPDDPPWFGDSCRMTIASLIGFGVAAQFVSLEALEVPYYVALLGSGTLVLYSRLDAERSTNESDATDDDSWSDWRDSCDAAPGAIEWQDAEALEPVAIMN
- a CDS encoding acyltransferase, whose translation is MKALIKQTLRILSGLAVSPAMLLFRLQAACVGRDRALAGWSQLFSLLPGTTGVYLRHAFYRNVLQKCDTDAWIGFGTILSHAGASVGRTAYIGNYCSIGNVTIEDDVLIASHVSVMNGCQQHRTDRLDIPIREQTGVFLHVTIGRDTWIGERATIAASVGRHCVIGAGAVVVSPIPDYSIAVGVPAKVIRDRRDDATTVEFPAARPTG